DNA sequence from the Antedon mediterranea chromosome 7, ecAntMedi1.1, whole genome shotgun sequence genome:
AATAAAAGTCCAATGGTATACAGAATTGGGCAATCTGAGTTGCTAGTGTCATAGGCATGTCAATAAAACAAAGTGATGCTTGAATGAGATTGGTAGTGGCATCAATGTCAAGTGTCGCCTTCACTGGGAAATGATGATAGGAATTGAGTAGAGATGGTGCTTGAATAACATTGACTCGGCTGGCTGAAGCTGGTTTGTCAATTAGGCCGGTGGGCAGATCATGTTGTGGACTTTGAGTGAGGTCTTCGTCGATACAGAGTTCTTCGTCAGGGAGTGTAGCATAGTCGTTCTCTGCGAGTACGAAATGTGAATTGCCGAGACTATTTCTATCAGCTGCTGGAAGAAATCTGCACTGACTTGCTGAGTGTGAAGTGTGTGGTCGTTGAGAAGATTGGCACATAATGCACGATTTACTAAAGGCTTGGTTAGGATCGAGCCATTTGTTTGGAGAAATTGTTATACTGTGGCCAGTGTGCTTTGTTGAAAATAGCTGTGAGACATGCTTTGGAGTGGGCCTGAGGTTTTTTGGCTGGTAGCGTTGTGATGTTTGGGAGATCCAAGTTGTGCGCTCCCAAAGACTGGAAACCAAAATGCTGGCAAATTTTTTGCCAAATATCAGACAGAGATGTCGATTGCTTTAGAATAGAATTCCTGGATAAAACTGGGCAAAAGTTGGCGATTTGGCTTAACATATATTCAAGTTGAGCATTTTTTTGGTGCGATGTTTTTCTCGATGTGGCTGAGACAGTGTCCTCATCGTCAAGTATTCCCCTTGTGGGGTTTCCTGTGGTTTTCTTTTTCCAAGTGAATGCGTCAGCAAGGATGGTGAAAGACTGGCGTcaagagaaaaaatatataataaattctGTCGCCAGTTTTCAAAGGAGTTAACTGTTTCATTTTTGGTAAGTTGCCATTGTTCTGGGGCTCTCGTAGTAGCCATGTTGTGAGCAGTAACAAGGCTTTACTCATGTGTCGGCTGAGACAGAGGGAGATCGATTTATCGGATTATCTATGCGAGCTAGACTTCGGGATCGAGTCCGGTAGCCTAGAAAAATGTTCAGTGATTTGTAAAGGTATGAGAAGTCTCTGTCTTCTGTTTATTGAAGCGATTTCGCGGTAGTGGGTAATGCGCTGCCACCACGGCAATAAAGACTAATCAACTTCACgaagatatgaacacttttaaTAAACAAACCAAAGTAATATCAATCgacactaggcctactagaaccAACTAACACATGGCGACCACAATGTCACTCGATAGGGCGCAAGGAGGCGCACTGCAACAACAACACACGAGGACGTGCAAGTGTGATGGTGTtgaatgattttcattttaccatttgaatacaaaaagtactcaacaaATCTTTACTACAAAAGTTCCCAATCAGATACTCCAATTGTCAACCGTGTGTGTGTATactattaataaatcaatatttttgcgcgatgtataatattgttaataaatagTGTCAACCATACTACTTGATCAGAATTGTATTGTCTTATCAGCACAGAGAACTTGCCAGGCTCAATGTTGACTGGgccaataataattatatattcgtTGGTAGTCAACTGTGCCGATagcaaataattaatattatatgacAGTGTGTAAGATCTGTACAGACTCTGTACCAGATATGGCAAAACAGAAGTAGTGTTGTTACTGGATTGTACATCAACACACTAAGCCAGAAGGTATAGTCTAGTTAATTAGCATTAGCTTTTACCActatactataatatctctatgcctaTACCCAGAGTAAACataccaataataatatttagagaCCGTGACGCTCTTTAATCTCTATTTTGATCTGTAGGCCTCTAATAGATTATCTTGACTAAAGTCATAACACAACAATATAATATGGCCCCAGCTAAAAGTGAAGCATTTTAGTTTTTCTTAGCTGATATTCATTTGTTGTAAAGtatcattgtttatttatacttcataaaatatattttatttataatttggaTATTCAAAAGTTAAAAGCGCTTTTTAGACATTAATTACGGGTTATTAAATGGTTACCATCAATAAGATATACATTGCTGAGCTTTAGTACCAAAGcttttagtatttatttatttgtgctatcttttttattattttcattatttattatgtgCACATGAAAggctgatttaaaaaaaaatattttcattttaaacatAAACTGGCGCCAATTTCACAATAATGTTCCTTGCTACTTGGATCTCTTTTCCATCTAATAGACTAAACAAATTCCTTCTGTCACTGAAACAATTCCCAAGTTATTATTCTTGATTAGAATATTGACATAATTCTGAAAACAATTAACCTGACACTGAAAGTTAACATTGTgtgattttattaaaatgatttaatttataatttcagAATTATGACCATCATGAACAGTTAGCCAAGCCTGTGTGCAACTGCTTTCGTAGTACATCTCAGGTGATTTGCCAAACTTGTGGATTGATGTTTCATGGTCGATCACGAATGATATGTCCTCAACATCCACAAGTAATTCATCTGATGGATGCAGACAAGTGTCCAAAGTGCCATTCTAATACATTAAAGGAATTTATATCATCCCCAAAGGCAATAGAAAGTACTACAGAGCGGTGGGACTAATAGCTATgtaaccacaaaaaaaaaaaaacaccttctTTATGTAAAGTTGTGTAATTCTATATAAAACTGTATTTTCAAAGTTTGTGTTCTCTGGCAttttaagattatttaaattgtCTCTTGTTAACTgctaaatattttgttaattcaGATTTTACACCCAAATaggtaaacaaattaaaagcaGTTTTTCTTCATGTAtgtttgttgttatatttgGTGTTACACACCAAGGATAGCCAACTAAGTTCGTAGACTAGTTTCCAGTGGGGGTCCTTCTGGTGGTGAATTGGTCCTCAAAGTGTACTGCATTCTGTAATAAGCATTTGGTGCACACAGTACAGTGCGCTATATACATGTATTCCAACCTGCAAGTTGGAACACACGGAAGAGTGGCGATGGGATTCTAACCGTGGACATGGAAACCGATGTTCTTTCACAGTTCAGCCAACTGCCGCTCTCTGATATCATATCACcagttaattatattattgatacttatagttaaacaaaatttatttattctattagtAGGAATATATTAGTAacgttttatgtttttttatacttCAAATGATTACTTTTGTTAAATAGAAGATGTTTTCTTGTTTCCTCCACAAGATGGtggtgtttaaaaaaacaaaaataaaataaaaagatgggATATTAATAAAGCATTGCTACAGTAAATCAATTCATGCTGAATCATAATGATGATCTAAAAAATGACTGTAtttagaaatatttaataactttttattttaagtttgaACTTAAATATGTTTTACAGACTGTTGGTGATGACTAATGTAATGTCTGGGAAATGAAGTCtaacaaacattttgaaaacgcTGGGGGCCCATAATGTTAAGAATGCATGATTTCGACGGCGGCGGCGCGCGCGACACACGAGTCGAGTTCagagtttttattgtttataagcttacaatcataataattattattgtcttgaTTATTTATGTGTTAGCTCTGGACGATGTTTGTACTGTTAATAGTATCCTTTTAATAAATGATTATATCGAGGCTAAGCCTGCCTATAAAaagggctagcctaggcctagccagcTCTAGTTAGGCCCACTCCACCATGCTCTGAGCAgcagctactactaggctaggcctaataactAAGGCCTACGACCTAATCTATAAATCGTTTGTATTAGTGATTTTCTGATAGCCTACTAATATCTGAGGAAGTAGTCGATGATGACTTGTTATTagtgttaaataaaaaaatatccatgGCATAACATATGAATGGCCTGAGTCTTAGCTAGTTAAGTTAGGCCgcttaataatgttttttttctaacTGTCTGTTGTGTGTGCAGAGATGAGCTTCAATCAAAGAATTTAACATGCTGGCTATGAATGCCTGGTTTGCTTTGGTTATGGGCTTTTGGTCAATTCTATACTTGTTGGATGCATATGCAAAAGTAAGTTTTACACACTTTTTAATTAAGAAGATCTCAGTGGCTGCActcatggttctggtggtagaacgaatCTTCTTTGAATAAGGACTATAgcataaactaaaaaaaaaataaataaaatctggcactttaaagaacctagtacatctttcgataCAAGTAgaggttaccctggtgtactagtatatatgttatgcgcgatttgaacgatttgcgcaatttgaaattgcgcaaggtttttcttgcgcaatttaaaattgcgcaaaaaattccttgcgcaatttgaattgaaacatgtgtttcaaattgcgcaagcaacatattaaattgcgcaagtaatctgcaaattgcgcaaggtttttcgacagattgtgaaatcatgcacacccatattttttttagtaatttctaagaatgattcaaaattaaagataatatcgCATTTTCTTACCCTCCCGGGAGCCTCCCTCCCAAAAATTTTTtccgaataaaaaaaatctcgaATTCCCAATGGTTCTATAAAATACCATATTCACACATAATATGAGGAGAAGgcataaataaataccaatagtaatataataatttcaattcaaatatcaGTACTAATGACGATTAATAAGACTAATAACGATtggattttttttagaaacaataattattacgaATTATTAGACGTTTactatttaacttaaaaattaaatttaatgacaaaaaagacTAACCTTTCGGTACCATTCTCAACAACAAAtgagtacaataataaaaataacaaacagttcgttttcaaattgcgcaaaggtgtcatattgcgcaagaactattgcgcaatttataaattgtgcagcgcaatttgaaattgcgcaaggattttcttgcgcaatttgaaattgcgcaagttgattgcgcaagaaaatccttgcgcaatttcaaattgcgcaagaattctttgcgcaattttaaattgcgcaaatcgttcaaatcacGCATAACATatacacagccactgtcacacaccgACGCTTATCATAACACATCAAAAGGACCCCTTGATTGTtagcatacgctgtttagggtcaccctctataaataatgtgaaatgaataaataaaaaataaaaatgttaattacggCCTGTATTGCATGTGTCCACAGTTTATCCATGTGTGTTTGCGTGGGTAAAtgtaaacacaaataaaatgacTGATACTAACAAACAACGGCAGTTCAGAAGTACTAAGATGGTGTTCATGGGATGGATTGGTTTTGTGGTAAGACCGTACCACCTCAGCCTCACCATGGTTGTGATTGGGGTAAAACAATATCAACTGTCAGTGTTACAGTAGTTGCCCAGCACTCATACTAATTAGACCGGATTATCTTCAGAAGGTTTGAAATAGACTAAGCCATATAGGCATATTATAGATCCCCACTCCAATGTTAGATTTGAAATAGACTAAGCCATATAGGCATATTATAGATCCCCACTCCAATGTTTGGAATATAGACCTTGCCAAGTAGTTTTCCCTTTTTTATTACAAACACAGTATTGTGTGCAATCATTCAATGTTGAACTCGGCACTCTATAAATGATTAGTGGTTCTTGTTcaaaaa
Encoded proteins:
- the LOC140054427 gene encoding uncharacterized protein; protein product: MSSLPFSAVGKGGAVGIGIHNFTACGRGTVLANAIPSPASKSHNYDHHEQLAKPVCNCFRSTSQVICQTCGLMFHGRSRMICPQHPQVIHLMDADKCPKCHSNTLKEFISSPKAIESTTERWD